From the genome of Miscanthus floridulus cultivar M001 chromosome 10, ASM1932011v1, whole genome shotgun sequence, one region includes:
- the LOC136485291 gene encoding uncharacterized protein: MGAWMSRVWFLMFPAREYKLVVVGLDNAGKTTTLYKLHLGEAVTAAPTIGSNVEEVVFKNLRFEVWDLGGQESLRTSWATYYRGTHAVIVVIDSTDRARINIIKDELFRLLQHADLEGAVVLVFANKQDLKDAMPPAEITDALSLHSIKNHDWHIQASCAITGEGLYDGLGWIAQKVAGKATTS; the protein is encoded by the exons ATGGGCGCGTGGATGTCGCGCGTGTGGTTCCTCATGTTCCCGGCGCGGGAGTACAAGCTCGTCGTCGTGGGGCTCGACAACGCGGGGAAGACCACCACGCTCTACAAGCTCCACCTCGGCGAGGCCGTCACCGCCGCGCCCACCATCGGCAGCAACGTCGAGGAGGTCGTCTTCAAGAACCTGCGCTTCGAG GTCTGGGATCTAGGAGGGCAAGAAAGCCTGCGAACGTCATGGGCGACATACTACCGAGGGACGCACGCCGTCATCGTGGTGATCGACAGCACGGACCGCGCCCGGATCAACATCATCAAAGACGAGCTGTTCCGCTTGCTCCAGCACGCGGACCTGGAGGGTGCGGTGGTCCTGGTGTTTGCCAACAAGCAGGACCTCAAGGACGCGATGCCCCCGGCGGAGATCACCGACGCGCTCTCCCTCCACAGCATAAAGAACCACGACTGGCACATCCAGGCCTCGTGCGCCATCACGGGCGAGGGCCTCTACGACGGCCTTGGCTGGATCGCGCAGAAAGTCGCCGGCAAGGCGACCACGAGCTGA